A single region of the Mannheimia bovis genome encodes:
- a CDS encoding NCS2 family permease yields the protein MSLFKFEERGSNVRQEVIAGLTTFLAMVYSVIVVPGMLSQAGFPAESVFIATCLVSGLGSILIGLWANAPMAIGCAISLTAFTAFSLVLGQQVSIPVALGAIFLMGVVFTIISATGIRTWILRNLPSSIAHGAGIGIGLFLLIIAATNVKLVVNSGMDIPVKLGDFTSFPVLMSLIGLAAIIGLEKLKIKGSILWVIIAITIVGLIFDPNVKYSGFFKMPSFGENSLFLSLDIMGALNTAILPVVFALVMTAIFDATGTIRAVAGQANLLDKDGQIINGDKALTSDSFGSILSGLFGTAPAAVYIESAAGTAVGGKTGLTAVVVGIGFLFMLFFQPLAFLVPSYATAPALMYVGLLMLSNVSRLDFSDFVGAMAGLVCAVFIVLTANIVTGIMLGFATLVIGRLISGEANKLNLGTVIIAIILVAFYAFGLAI from the coding sequence ATGTCCTTATTTAAATTTGAAGAGCGTGGTTCAAACGTTCGTCAAGAAGTGATCGCAGGTTTAACCACATTCCTCGCGATGGTGTATTCTGTTATCGTTGTGCCGGGAATGTTAAGTCAAGCCGGCTTCCCTGCGGAATCGGTATTTATTGCAACCTGCTTAGTTTCAGGTTTAGGCTCAATCTTAATCGGATTGTGGGCTAATGCACCAATGGCGATTGGTTGTGCCATTTCTCTAACTGCTTTTACCGCTTTTAGTTTAGTACTAGGGCAGCAAGTTTCTATTCCTGTAGCACTAGGTGCAATTTTCTTAATGGGTGTAGTATTTACCATTATTTCTGCAACAGGTATTCGCACTTGGATTTTGCGTAATTTACCAAGCAGCATTGCACACGGTGCCGGTATCGGTATCGGTTTATTCCTACTTATTATTGCGGCAACTAACGTTAAATTAGTCGTAAATAGTGGTATGGATATCCCGGTAAAATTAGGTGATTTCACCTCATTCCCTGTGTTGATGTCTTTAATTGGTTTAGCCGCTATTATCGGATTAGAAAAGCTGAAAATAAAAGGCAGTATTTTATGGGTAATCATTGCAATTACCATTGTTGGGCTTATTTTTGATCCGAACGTAAAATACTCAGGCTTTTTCAAAATGCCAAGCTTTGGAGAAAATTCACTGTTTTTAAGTCTTGATATTATGGGGGCATTAAATACCGCAATTTTACCTGTCGTATTTGCGTTAGTGATGACTGCCATTTTTGATGCAACAGGCACAATTCGTGCGGTAGCAGGTCAAGCTAATTTATTAGATAAAGACGGACAGATTATCAATGGCGATAAAGCCCTAACCTCTGACTCTTTCGGTTCAATTTTATCAGGTTTATTCGGCACAGCACCCGCAGCAGTTTATATTGAATCAGCAGCAGGTACAGCGGTTGGCGGTAAAACCGGTTTAACAGCGGTAGTGGTGGGTATCGGTTTCTTATTTATGTTGTTCTTCCAACCCCTTGCGTTCTTAGTACCAAGCTATGCAACCGCTCCGGCATTAATGTATGTTGGTTTATTAATGTTGAGCAACGTTTCAAGATTAGATTTTAGCGATTTCGTTGGTGCAATGGCAGGTCTTGTATGTGCGGTATTTATTGTATTAACCGCAAACATCGTAACCGGTATTATGTTAGGTTTCGCAACACTCGTGATTGGTCGCTTAATTTCAGGCGAAGCAAACAAATTAAACTTAGGTACAGTTATTATTGCTATCATTTTAGTCGCATTCTATGCCTTCGGTTTAGCTATCTAA
- a CDS encoding AzlD domain-containing protein: MSLNDILIMFVALVLGTQICRFLPEFLPKKVLSSPILQKLNKMLPLVIMLLLLLTSVTFPQNGESINLFFAQILALVCVLASYIWLKNTFLSVALGILGVNVFLSILG; this comes from the coding sequence ATGAGTCTAAATGATATTTTGATTATGTTTGTTGCATTGGTTTTGGGTACACAAATTTGTCGCTTTCTCCCCGAATTTTTACCGAAAAAGGTACTATCTTCGCCGATTTTGCAAAAATTAAATAAAATGTTACCGCTTGTGATTATGCTTTTACTGCTTTTAACCAGTGTAACATTTCCCCAAAATGGCGAGAGTATTAATCTTTTCTTTGCACAGATATTAGCATTAGTTTGCGTATTAGCGAGCTATATTTGGCTGAAAAATACGTTTTTAAGTGTGGCATTGGGGATTTTAGGTGTGAATGTATTTTTGTCGATTTTAGGCTGA
- a CDS encoding AzlC family ABC transporter permease: MENSWKYAIKLTTPIFMGYFAAGVAYGMLATNAGMPAWFTIAMCFTVISGTAQYAAIPFFVSGAGAISVFLSTLLMSLRFSFYTLNMMEHKPKSRFKGIVSIAGLTDEGFAVLSTLPKEQRQSLIFKVSTLCVTYWTFSTIVGVLIGDSAANYIPHLDFALPCLFAILAYEQYKNQKQWKPIFIALSGFLLARQITETSVLLVAIVVAIIIVAFLPQSFSKTTKGVENESK, encoded by the coding sequence ATGGAAAATAGTTGGAAATACGCTATTAAATTAACCACGCCGATTTTTATGGGATATTTTGCCGCAGGAGTGGCTTACGGGATGTTGGCAACGAATGCAGGAATGCCTGCTTGGTTCACCATTGCAATGTGCTTTACCGTGATTTCCGGCACAGCACAATATGCGGCAATTCCGTTTTTTGTGTCGGGGGCTGGGGCAATTTCTGTGTTTCTAAGTACACTTTTAATGAGCTTGCGTTTTAGTTTTTATACTTTGAATATGATGGAACACAAGCCAAAATCTCGTTTTAAAGGAATAGTCTCTATCGCAGGTCTAACAGACGAAGGCTTTGCGGTATTATCTACGTTACCAAAAGAACAAAGGCAATCTCTGATTTTTAAAGTCTCTACATTGTGCGTAACATATTGGACTTTTTCCACTATTGTAGGTGTACTGATCGGCGATTCAGCTGCAAACTATATTCCTCATTTAGATTTTGCCTTACCGTGTTTATTCGCTATTTTGGCTTATGAACAATATAAAAACCAAAAGCAATGGAAGCCAATCTTTATTGCTTTAAGCGGCTTCTTACTTGCCCGCCAAATTACTGAAACTAGTGTGTTGTTAGTTGCTATTGTCGTTGCCATTATCATTGTGGCTTTTCTGCCTCAATCGTTCTCTAAAACTACCAAAGGAGTAGAAAATGAGTCTAAATGA
- a CDS encoding ABC transporter substrate-binding protein has protein sequence MEVKKSLASLLSGLLLSGALFITPNVQAEGRLTVYCSVQNNVCEDMTKQFSQQYNVETQFIHGGTGTILGKVKAEASNPQADIWYGGTIEPHFQAGELGLLEEYRSSKQVEILPQFKSLVESEQGKFTSIVYMLVLGFGVNTEKLAKLGVEMPKKWDDLLDPRLQGEVQLPDPRSSGTTYTLMTTLSTLWGEEKTFDYLKKLNANISQYVKSALVTSNLARGESAVTVGFVHSYATEKEKGAPVEAVIPEGKVGYALGGVSILKNARNLENAKLFMDWVLSKEAQEIPWKKHGVYQTPTNVNAEVAPQSTKADALEFVEIDYKKAGSSEEGKRLVDKWLAEIKLAK, from the coding sequence ATGGAAGTGAAAAAATCATTAGCCTCTTTATTATCCGGCTTGTTGCTCTCCGGAGCATTATTTATAACACCTAACGTTCAAGCAGAAGGGCGTTTAACGGTTTATTGCTCGGTACAAAACAATGTTTGTGAAGATATGACCAAACAATTTTCGCAACAATATAATGTTGAAACGCAATTTATTCACGGTGGAACAGGCACGATTTTGGGTAAAGTAAAAGCTGAAGCCTCAAATCCACAAGCGGATATTTGGTATGGAGGCACTATTGAGCCGCATTTTCAAGCCGGTGAATTAGGTTTATTAGAAGAATATCGCTCGTCAAAACAAGTGGAAATTTTGCCGCAATTTAAATCCTTAGTGGAAAGCGAGCAAGGCAAATTTACTTCTATTGTCTATATGTTAGTTCTTGGATTTGGCGTAAATACGGAAAAATTAGCCAAGCTTGGGGTTGAAATGCCGAAAAAATGGGACGATTTACTCGACCCTCGTCTACAAGGTGAAGTCCAACTGCCTGACCCTCGCAGCTCTGGTACAACTTATACGTTAATGACCACTCTTTCCACGCTGTGGGGCGAAGAAAAAACCTTTGATTACTTGAAAAAATTGAATGCGAATATTTCACAATATGTCAAAAGTGCATTAGTAACCAGTAATCTGGCTCGAGGGGAAAGTGCAGTAACTGTCGGTTTTGTACATAGCTATGCCACTGAAAAGGAGAAAGGAGCACCGGTTGAAGCGGTTATTCCTGAAGGCAAAGTGGGGTATGCGTTAGGTGGCGTGAGTATTTTGAAAAACGCTCGTAACCTTGAAAATGCAAAGCTATTTATGGACTGGGTACTTTCCAAAGAAGCCCAAGAAATTCCGTGGAAAAAACACGGCGTTTACCAAACGCCAACTAATGTAAATGCCGAAGTAGCACCTCAATCAACCAAAGCGGATGCCCTTGAGTTTGTTGAAATTGATTATAAAAAAGCAGGTTCAAGCGAAGAAGGAAAACGCTTGGTAGATAAATGGTTAGCTGAAATCAAATTGGCTAAATAA
- a CDS encoding NAD(P)/FAD-dependent oxidoreductase, with the protein METIVIVGGGAGGLELATYLGRKLGRKQKAKVILIDRNATHLWKPLLHEVATGTLDEGVDALSYRAHAKNHGFEFQQGTLVAVDRENKSVSLAPIYNAQNQLLVKERNISYDKLVIAIGSKSNDFGTKGVAEHCIFLDGSEQAKDFQKRMMELFLQFSHSEDKDVKIAIVGGGATGIELSAELYHIVRNLNSYGFGKLNRASLKVTLIEAGPRLIPALPERISIAAFQELKKAGVEVRLGTMITEAREDGLMTRLGEKIEADIMVWAAGVKAPDITREFGFETNRLNQIQVKDTLQATVDDAVFVIGDCAALMQDGKPIPPRAQAAHQMATLCGKNIVALLEGKELKPFRFNDKGSLLSFSKFGTVGNLMGNLVSGDMFIEGKIARFAYLSLYRMHQVALHGCFKTGLIVLVGQINRFLRPTMKLH; encoded by the coding sequence ATGGAAACTATCGTCATTGTCGGCGGTGGGGCAGGCGGCTTAGAGCTTGCAACCTACCTTGGACGCAAATTAGGACGTAAACAAAAGGCAAAAGTGATTTTAATTGATCGCAATGCTACACACTTGTGGAAACCGTTATTACACGAAGTTGCCACAGGCACGCTAGATGAAGGGGTTGATGCATTAAGTTACCGTGCACACGCCAAAAATCACGGCTTTGAATTTCAACAAGGCACATTAGTTGCGGTTGATAGAGAAAATAAATCAGTCTCTCTTGCACCTATTTATAATGCACAAAACCAATTATTAGTAAAAGAGCGTAATATCAGTTACGATAAATTAGTGATTGCAATTGGCAGTAAATCCAATGATTTCGGAACGAAGGGCGTGGCGGAACACTGTATTTTCTTAGATGGTTCAGAGCAGGCAAAAGATTTCCAAAAACGTATGATGGAACTGTTTTTACAATTCTCTCACAGTGAAGATAAAGATGTAAAAATTGCGATTGTAGGCGGTGGAGCAACAGGCATTGAGCTTTCTGCCGAGCTTTATCATATTGTGAGAAACTTAAATTCTTATGGTTTTGGTAAGTTAAACCGTGCCAGTTTAAAAGTTACCTTAATTGAAGCTGGTCCTCGCTTAATTCCTGCTTTGCCGGAAAGAATTTCAATTGCAGCATTCCAAGAGCTGAAAAAAGCTGGGGTGGAAGTGCGTTTAGGCACAATGATTACGGAAGCTCGTGAAGATGGTTTGATGACCCGATTAGGCGAGAAAATTGAAGCCGATATTATGGTTTGGGCGGCAGGTGTGAAAGCTCCGGATATTACGCGTGAATTTGGCTTTGAAACCAACCGTTTGAACCAAATTCAGGTTAAAGATACCTTGCAAGCGACCGTTGATGATGCGGTTTTTGTGATTGGTGATTGTGCTGCCTTAATGCAAGATGGAAAACCTATTCCACCGCGAGCTCAAGCAGCCCATCAAATGGCAACCTTATGTGGTAAAAACATTGTTGCTTTACTTGAAGGAAAAGAGCTGAAGCCATTTAGATTTAATGACAAAGGCTCGTTACTTTCATTCTCGAAATTTGGCACAGTTGGCAATTTAATGGGGAATTTAGTCAGTGGTGATATGTTTATTGAAGGCAAAATTGCTCGATTTGCATATCTTTCGCTATATCGAATGCATCAGGTCGCATTACACGGTTGTTTTAAAACAGGATTGATTGTTTTAGTGGGGCAGATTAACCGCTTCCTACGTCCAACAATGAAATTACACTAA
- a CDS encoding SprT family zinc-dependent metalloprotease — protein MSDFRQLKMQVQRQLKRDLERANSYFNKTFTLPTVNYNVRGVKAGVAYLERNEVRFNPVLLQENGQAFISQVVPHELAHILVYQHFGRVQSHGKEWKMMMETVLGVPAEIYHCFSTQSVQQQFTYQCSCQTHQLSLRRHNAVMRDKRSYICRLCKAPLHFVE, from the coding sequence ATGTCTGATTTTCGCCAACTGAAAATGCAGGTTCAACGCCAGTTAAAGCGTGATTTAGAGCGTGCAAATAGTTACTTCAACAAAACTTTTACCCTACCAACTGTGAATTATAACGTGCGTGGGGTAAAAGCAGGTGTTGCTTATTTGGAACGCAATGAGGTGAGATTCAACCCTGTGTTGTTACAAGAAAACGGGCAGGCGTTTATCAGCCAAGTTGTGCCGCACGAGCTTGCTCATATTTTGGTTTATCAACACTTTGGGCGGGTTCAATCACACGGCAAAGAGTGGAAAATGATGATGGAAACCGTACTCGGTGTGCCAGCAGAAATTTATCACTGTTTTAGCACACAAAGCGTTCAACAACAATTTACCTACCAATGCAGTTGTCAAACCCATCAACTTTCTCTTCGCCGACACAATGCAGTAATGCGTGATAAACGAAGTTATATTTGCCGTCTGTGTAAAGCTCCGCTTCACTTTGTGGAGTGA
- a CDS encoding ribonuclease T2 family protein yields the protein MNQKKLFSLIAAVLLAAILLFFLFSDKKDQPNITQQNFPSSLLGDYDVKMKNDRLKQNIVDTDYYTLALSWSPAFCQKQKRNNNGKVPQHLKYQCDGEKKFGWVIHGLWPQSGNASRIEDHPRYCQGDLPKVEEETIKKYLPESPGATLLQGEWEKHGACAFNQADAYFAKQKSLFNELTLPDVDMPKSELFKWVRVNNPQLKGVYLGGGKDELYICYDKSWQPMDCPR from the coding sequence ATGAACCAGAAAAAACTATTCTCTCTTATTGCTGCGGTTTTACTGGCAGCTATTTTGCTATTTTTTCTTTTTTCGGATAAAAAAGATCAGCCAAATATAACGCAACAAAATTTCCCATCTTCTTTGCTGGGCGATTATGATGTGAAAATGAAAAATGATCGCTTGAAGCAAAATATTGTGGATACCGATTATTACACCTTGGCTCTTTCATGGTCACCGGCGTTTTGCCAAAAACAAAAACGCAATAATAATGGCAAAGTGCCGCAACATTTGAAATATCAGTGTGATGGGGAGAAAAAATTTGGTTGGGTAATTCACGGTTTATGGCCACAGAGTGGAAATGCCAGTCGGATTGAAGATCACCCTCGTTATTGTCAAGGCGATTTGCCAAAGGTAGAAGAAGAAACGATTAAAAAATATCTTCCGGAATCGCCGGGTGCAACACTTTTACAAGGTGAGTGGGAAAAGCACGGAGCTTGTGCGTTCAATCAAGCTGATGCTTATTTTGCTAAACAGAAATCCCTCTTTAATGAACTTACATTGCCTGACGTTGATATGCCAAAATCTGAGCTATTTAAATGGGTGAGAGTGAATAATCCGCAGCTTAAGGGTGTTTATTTAGGTGGTGGAAAAGATGAGCTTTATATCTGCTATGATAAATCTTGGCAGCCAATGGATTGCCCTCGTTGA
- the dld gene encoding D-lactate dehydrogenase yields the protein MTSQQLISELTRIVGEKYIITDPLKNEEYRSGYRFGTGNALAVVRPATLLEFWYIVKACVAADVIVINQAANTGLTGGSTPSGNDYDRDIVIINAMRIDGIQLINQAEQVVCLPGSTLNELEILLKKYGREPHSVIGSSCIGASVIGGVCNNSGGALVQRGPAYTEMALYAQLNEQGELELKNHLGIDLGDTPEEILTNLQESRYQRKDIQNECGRGHDHSYCHHVRQVDADSPARFNADPARHYEASGSAGKLAIFAVRLDTFPLEKETVVFYLGTNQTDVLNDVRRAMLGQFESLPISGEYIHRDAFDIAANYGKDTFWVIKKFGTHWLPKLFSAKAKVDRLAKKMSFLPADLSDKLLQSISKILPEHLPKKLWQYRDQYEHHLIIKMGGKGVQEARDFLKNYFANSDRGNYFECDAVETQAAMLHRFAVASAAIRYRAIHSKEVEDIVALDVALRRNDADWFEKLPAEVDSKIIHKLYYGHFMCHVFHQDYIVKKGVDCLNLEHEMLKLLDIRGAQYPAEHNVGHLYEAKPELRKFYKQLDPTNSFNPGIGQTSKKKFWQ from the coding sequence ATGACCTCTCAGCAACTAATTTCAGAATTAACAAGAATTGTCGGTGAAAAATACATCATTACTGATCCATTAAAAAATGAGGAATACCGTTCCGGTTATCGTTTTGGCACAGGTAATGCATTAGCTGTTGTTCGCCCTGCTACATTACTGGAGTTTTGGTATATAGTAAAAGCTTGTGTAGCGGCAGATGTGATTGTCATCAATCAAGCTGCAAATACAGGTCTAACAGGCGGTTCAACACCAAGTGGCAATGATTATGATAGAGATATTGTTATTATAAATGCAATGCGTATTGACGGTATTCAATTGATTAATCAAGCTGAACAAGTGGTTTGTTTACCCGGTTCAACGTTAAATGAATTGGAAATTTTACTTAAAAAATATGGGCGTGAACCGCATTCAGTAATCGGCTCATCTTGCATTGGAGCTTCTGTTATTGGTGGCGTATGTAATAATTCAGGCGGTGCTTTAGTTCAACGAGGTCCGGCATATACAGAAATGGCACTTTATGCACAATTAAATGAGCAAGGTGAGCTAGAGTTAAAAAATCATTTGGGGATAGATTTAGGCGATACACCAGAAGAAATTTTAACGAATTTACAAGAAAGTCGTTATCAACGAAAAGATATTCAAAATGAGTGTGGAAGAGGTCATGATCACAGCTATTGTCATCACGTTCGTCAAGTTGATGCAGATTCACCGGCTCGTTTTAATGCTGATCCTGCTCGCCATTATGAAGCATCAGGTTCAGCAGGGAAACTCGCTATTTTTGCAGTGAGATTAGATACTTTCCCATTAGAAAAAGAGACTGTGGTGTTCTATCTTGGGACAAATCAAACCGATGTACTTAACGATGTGCGACGTGCGATGTTAGGGCAATTTGAATCATTGCCTATTTCAGGTGAATATATTCATCGTGATGCCTTTGATATTGCTGCAAATTATGGAAAAGACACCTTCTGGGTGATTAAAAAATTTGGCACGCATTGGTTGCCAAAACTTTTCTCAGCAAAAGCGAAAGTAGATCGTTTGGCTAAGAAAATGAGTTTTTTACCTGCAGATTTGAGTGATAAATTATTGCAATCAATTAGTAAAATTTTACCTGAACATTTACCAAAGAAATTGTGGCAATATCGCGATCAATATGAACATCATCTTATCATTAAGATGGGTGGAAAAGGTGTGCAAGAAGCACGAGATTTTTTAAAAAATTACTTTGCAAACTCAGATAGAGGCAATTACTTTGAGTGCGATGCAGTAGAAACTCAAGCAGCTATGTTACACCGTTTTGCCGTTGCTTCGGCAGCGATACGTTATAGAGCAATCCATTCTAAAGAGGTTGAAGATATTGTGGCATTAGATGTAGCTTTACGTCGTAATGATGCAGATTGGTTTGAGAAACTTCCAGCGGAAGTTGATTCTAAAATTATCCATAAACTTTATTATGGGCATTTTATGTGCCACGTTTTCCATCAAGACTATATTGTGAAAAAAGGAGTAGATTGTCTGAATTTGGAGCACGAGATGCTAAAATTGCTTGATATAAGAGGTGCACAATATCCGGCAGAGCATAATGTCGGGCATTTATATGAAGCTAAGCCAGAATTACGAAAATTCTATAAACAACTTGATCCTACCAACAGTTTTAATCCGGGAATAGGGCAAACCTCTAAGAAGAAATTCTGGCAATAG
- a CDS encoding GNAT family N-acetyltransferase encodes MRKNQFNQLIGEEVSHFSAGEVPSLQYVEGKYCYLERLNSSRHFDDLWRVYGTDSELKNWTYLPAFFGPFGDKNTFSEFLKQQEQASDPYLLVIMDKQTQRAIGTFSLMRIDPANRVIEVGAVIYSSQLQRSRIATEAQYLLACYVFEELKYRRYEWKCDSLNERSRRAAERLGFTFEGIFRQAQVYHHRNRDTAWYSMLDSEWKTIKKRFEAWLNPDNFDEQGKQKQRLQDI; translated from the coding sequence ATGAGAAAAAATCAATTTAATCAACTAATTGGCGAAGAAGTTAGTCATTTTTCAGCTGGCGAAGTGCCATCACTACAATATGTAGAAGGGAAGTATTGCTATTTAGAAAGGTTGAATAGCTCTCGCCATTTTGATGATTTATGGCGTGTTTACGGTACAGATTCAGAACTTAAGAATTGGACATATTTACCTGCTTTTTTTGGACCTTTTGGGGATAAAAATACATTCTCTGAATTTTTAAAGCAGCAAGAACAAGCAAGCGATCCTTATTTATTGGTTATTATGGATAAGCAAACCCAGCGAGCAATTGGAACATTTAGTTTAATGCGAATTGATCCTGCAAACCGAGTTATTGAGGTAGGAGCTGTGATTTATTCTTCACAGCTACAACGTTCACGAATTGCTACGGAAGCTCAATATTTGTTAGCCTGTTATGTATTTGAAGAGTTGAAATATCGGCGTTATGAATGGAAATGCGACAGTTTAAATGAGCGAAGTCGTCGAGCTGCTGAACGTTTAGGCTTTACCTTTGAAGGGATTTTTCGACAAGCTCAGGTTTATCATCACAGAAATCGGGATACCGCTTGGTATTCGATGTTAGATTCTGAATGGAAAACTATTAAGAAACGCTTTGAGGCTTGGTTAAATCCAGATAATTTTGATGAACAAGGTAAACAAAAACAACGTTTGCAAGATATTTAA
- a CDS encoding TfoX/Sxy family protein, producing MADTEFVHFLLDQLSSISGLRAKKMFGTYCLFYNDKIVAIISKDYRIFVKTKIETLPLFLAENAEQFSYFAKGKVQKMHYWSIPELAIEESDELIKWIRLGLQAA from the coding sequence ATGGCTGATACGGAATTTGTTCATTTTTTGTTAGATCAACTCTCGTCCATTTCAGGTTTGCGAGCGAAAAAAATGTTTGGTACATATTGCTTGTTTTATAACGATAAAATTGTGGCAATTATCAGCAAAGATTATCGTATTTTTGTAAAAACCAAAATAGAAACTTTACCCCTTTTCTTGGCAGAAAATGCAGAGCAATTTAGCTATTTTGCAAAAGGGAAAGTGCAAAAAATGCACTATTGGTCTATACCTGAGTTAGCGATCGAAGAATCTGATGAGCTGATAAAATGGATTAGGCTCGGCTTGCAAGCGGCCTGA
- a CDS encoding patatin-like phospholipase family protein — translation MKVGLVLEGGGLRGIFTAGVLDVFLDENIHIDGAIGVSAGALFGVNFPSKQKGRALRYNKKYAKDKLYMGIHSLLTTGNIVNRDFAYYELPTTLDPFDQKAFEQSGMDFWVTVTNVETGEPEYIKITNAFEQMEAFRATSSMPIVSKIVEIEGKKYLDGGVSDSIPVQKFIEMGYDKIIVILTRPLEYRKQPSSMWLFKLFYRKYPKLIERWANRYAEYNQAVEQVIELNEKQQIFVIRPSKTLKIGRLEKDVNKIQAMYDLGVEDAKNALVRLKSYLAK, via the coding sequence ATGAAAGTCGGATTAGTGCTTGAAGGTGGCGGTTTGCGGGGAATTTTTACCGCAGGCGTATTAGATGTATTTTTAGATGAAAATATTCATATAGACGGTGCAATCGGGGTTTCTGCCGGAGCACTGTTCGGTGTGAATTTTCCGTCTAAACAAAAAGGCAGAGCATTACGATATAACAAAAAATATGCTAAAGATAAGCTTTATATGGGGATTCACAGCTTACTCACTACAGGTAATATTGTGAATCGTGATTTTGCCTATTATGAACTACCAACTACACTTGACCCATTCGATCAAAAAGCCTTTGAACAATCCGGAATGGATTTTTGGGTAACGGTAACCAATGTGGAAACAGGCGAGCCTGAATATATTAAAATCACCAATGCTTTTGAGCAGATGGAGGCTTTTCGAGCCACTTCTTCAATGCCGATTGTTTCAAAAATTGTGGAAATTGAGGGAAAAAAATATTTAGACGGCGGCGTTTCAGATAGCATTCCGGTGCAGAAATTTATTGAGATGGGCTACGATAAAATTATCGTTATTCTTACTCGTCCGCTGGAATACCGCAAGCAACCAAGCTCAATGTGGCTTTTCAAACTTTTCTATAGAAAATACCCAAAATTAATCGAACGTTGGGCAAATCGCTATGCAGAATACAATCAAGCGGTTGAGCAGGTTATTGAACTTAATGAAAAGCAACAAATTTTCGTTATTCGCCCAAGTAAGACGCTTAAAATAGGTCGCTTAGAAAAAGAT